The genomic segment ttgcttattccagttactaattagcatgcacccattaagaaaatgactgtaaaaactgttaaattccTGTGCATTgctgaggaattgaaaaattgtatggttgagagggatgacgCAAAaggtctggcagcccaactgattggcaaacgtattgcaaattaagaaatcacgactaaacaaaataaaactacactatgaaacaaaaataaatgatataaagaatcatagtaaaaagctttggagcaccttaaatgaaatattgggaaaaaaggcaaactcagctccatcattcattgaatcagatggctcattcatcccaaAACCAGCTGAtatgccaactactttaatgactttttcattggcaagataagcaaacttagggatgacatgccagcagcaaatactgacactacacatccaagtatatctgaccaaattatgaaagacaagaaaagtgcttttgaattctgtaaagtcagtttggaagaggtgaaaaaattattgttgtctatcaacaatgacaagccaccagggtctgacgatctggatggaaaattactgaggagcTGATGAtaatgccactcctatttgccacatcttaaaTTCAAGCCttttagaaagtgtgtgccctcaggcctggagggaagctaaattCATTCTGCTACACATGAATAGTAGAGCCCCCttaactggctcaaatagccaaccaatcagcctgttaccaacccttagtaaacttctggtaAATTTTTTTTTGACCAGATAGAGTgtaatttcacagtaaacaaattgacaacaaattgacaacagactttcaggacactcaacaagcacagcactgacacaaatgaatgatgattggctgagagaaattgatgatgaaATGATTGTGGggactgtcttgttagacttcattgcagcttttgacattatcgatcatagtctgctgctggaaaaacatatgtattatggctttacaccccctgctataatgtggataaagagttacttgtctaacagaacacagagggtgttctttaatggaaacataatccaggtagaatcaggaatttcccagggtagctgtttaagtaaagccagtgtgtctgtgtatacagatgactcaacactatacacatcagctactacagcaactgaaatgactgcaacacttaacaaagagctgcggTTAGTTTTGGAtttggtggcaaggaataagttagtcctaaatatttccaaaactaaaagcattgtatttgggacaaatcattcactaaaccctaaacctcaactacatctcaaAATGAATAATGTTTAAatggagcaagttgaggtgactaaactgcttggagtaaccatggattgtaaactgtcatggtcaaaacatattgatacaacagtagctaagatggggagaagtctgtccataataaagcactgctctgccttcataaaaacactatcaacaaggcaggtcctacaggccctagttttgtcacacctggactactgttcagtagtgtggtcaggagCCACAAGTGTagttgtctcagaacagggcagcacggctggcccttaaaaatacacggagagctaacattaatgacatgcaagtaaatctctcatggctcaaagtggaggagagattgacttcatcaatacttgtttttgtaagaggtgttgacaagctgaatgtaccaagctgtctgtttaaaatacttgcacacagctcggacacccatgcataccccaatcgacatgccaccagaggtctcttcacagtccccaagtccaaaacagactatgggaggtgcacaatACTACATAgatccatgactacatggaactctattccacatcaggtaactgatacaagcagtagaatcagatttaaaaagcaggtaaaaatacaccttatggaacaacggggactgtgaagagacacataatggtacagacacatgcatacgcatACATTGTGATATTGCTGTATGGTGGTATtaaacatgttgtattgtagagatgtagtagtgtaataatgttatttgatgtactgttttatattttgttttatatgtaatgtaagtactttaatatgtttggaccccaggaagagagagtagcagctaatggggatccctaaaaaatacaaataacataCTGGAACAACAATGGAGCAATGCAACAAATGCAACTCATttgcatgtacagtggggggggaaagtatttagtcagccaccaattgtgcaagttctcccacttaaaaagatgagagaggcctgtaatctTCATCATAGATACACTTCAGCTATGACAgacaaatgagaagaaaaaaaatccagaaaatcacattgtaggaattttaatgaatttatttgcaaattatggtggaaaataagtatttggtgaataacaaaagtttatctcaatactttgttatataccctttgttggcaatgacacaggtcaaactttttctgtaagtcttcacaaggttttcacacactgttgctggtattttggcccattactccatgcagatctcctctagagcagtgatgttttggggctgtcgttGGGCAACACGGacattcaactccctccaaagattttctatggggttgagatctggagactggctaggccaccaggaccttgaaatgcttcttacgaagccactccttcgttgcccgggaggtgtgtttgggatcattgtcatgctgaaagacccagccacgtttcatcttcaatgcccttgctgatggaaggaggttttcactcaaaatctcacgatacatggccctattcattctttcctttacacggatcagtcgtcctggtccctttgcagaaaaacagccccaaagcgtgacgtttccacccccatgcttcacagtaggtatggtgttctttggatgcaactcagcattctttgtcctccaaacacgacgagttgagtttttaccaaaaagttatattttggtttcatctgaccatatgacattctcccaatcctcttctggatcatccaaatgctctctagcaaacttcagacgggcctggaaatgtactggcttaagcagggggacacgtctggcactgcaggatttgagtccctggcggcgtagtgtgttactgatggtaggctttgttactttggtcccagctctctgcaggtcattcactaggtccccccgtgtggttctgggatttttgctcaccgttcttgtgataattttgaccccacAGGGTTatatcttgcgtggagccccagatcgagggagattatcaatggtcttgtatgtcttccatttcctaataattgctcccacagttgatttcttcaaaccaagctgcttacctattacagattcagtcttcccagcctggtgcaggtctacaattttgtttctggtgtcctttgacagctctttggtcttggccatagtggagtttggagtgtgactgtttgaggttgtgggcAGGTGCCTTTTAGACTgataagttcaaacaggtgccattaatacaggtaacgagtggaggacagaggagcctcttaaagaagaagttacaggtctgtgagagccagaaatcttgcttgtttgtaggtgaccaaatacttattttccaccataatttgcaaataaattcattaaattacaggcctctctcatctttttaactgggagaacttgcacaattggtggctgactaaatactttttttgccccactgtatgcagTCTCCATGACTAGCACTCTACCAGGATGTTCAAATAAGGTTGTACTAATACATTTAGAATGGACTGGAGATTGTTGTGGTCCTGAAAGACATTAACATCAATGATACTGATAAGAGTCAAATCATCTGTTGTAGTAGTGTACTGATATAACTGCTTTGTGGGTATTTACAGTTACATATTCTCCAGGGAGGACATATGATGCTGAAAAACAATTCAGTGTTTTCTAATCTATTTCTTACCTACAGTAAGTACAAACACTGTTTACTAGAAACCATAAACCCTACTGTTAATTACAATGTGTCTTACTGTTAGATTAGACTTCTAGATTTCAGGGTCATCATGTTGAGGGTTGAGTGTTGATGGTTCTTCCTGTTCTCCTGACTTCCTGTAGGATTTGGGGTAAATATTTATTTCGTAAGTTTGACAATCAATGTCAAAGTAATACTGTATTTTCTCTTTGTCATCTGAACAGTAAAACTTACCTTCACATTGTATTTCTCTGTTTGCACCACAGTGCCACAGCAGCTCCACAGCACACAGCAATGAAACACAGTGAACCCATTACTGCACCAATCCCTGTTGGCTTAACTGTGAAAGATGACAAGATGAGAATCATAAAATTCACAGATAAGAGTCAGAGATTAGTTGTGGTCATTATATTAATGACTTACCACTGATCCTGTCACCATCAGTGACCTCAGGTACACCTAGCACAGAACATACAGAGACAGTACTTCAGAATGAcaccagcatgttggttgttacTGTAGGCATGTACAGAACCATTTCTCACCAGGAAATGAAGCTTGAGTTCTAGCTGGAATAACCATGGATACGTTCTTGGTGACACCTCCAGAGAACAGTGACACCACACAGAGAACCCTGGTGTCTTTGTCAGGTAGACTGAATGCTGCCAGCGTGAAAGTTATGATGACTGTGACAGTACCATTGAGATGGGTGACATTGACCATTGTGGAATTTTCTAGAATTTCTGTGTTGTCCCAGGTTACTATAGGAGTAGGTTGTCCagtagcagaacaggacagagtggTGTGACTGTTGTTGGTTTGTGTGATGAGGAGTGAGGGTCCATACAGCTCTATAGGACCACAACAGACACAGTTCACAGTGAGACCACAATGATTCAATTTACATGATTTAGTAAATGATTCCATTTTGATAAATGGTTTCAAGACATTGGATGTATGATCTAATAAAATGGCTGCTGTTCTGTGTCAATCATTTACAGTACATTATGTTATCAGATTTTACCATTTACATGGAGGCAGGTCCTTCCACTGATTGGTCCATCTGGAAAGGTGTTAAACAGACACTTGTAGCAGGACTCATCTCCTCTTGACACTCCTCTGATGACAATAGAACAGTTCTGCAGTCCCTCGTCTTCAAACTCCACTTTCCCCTGAAAAGGTAGGTTGACATTGGGACCTCGTTTGCTGTAAGTGGCCACATTTTCATTCGCCCCAGTTGTCTCTTTTTTGCCAGGTGACTTGCCGCACATCTTTGAGTGTCATGAGCTCACAGTTTAAGACTGCATCTTCTCCCAGGGTTGCTGTGACAACCTGCTGTGTTCTCACCAGATGAGAGAGCCCTGCATGAAGAAAGTTACACAATACTTAG from the Salmo salar chromosome ssa17, Ssal_v3.1, whole genome shotgun sequence genome contains:
- the LOC106573843 gene encoding OX-2 membrane glycoprotein; this encodes MCGKSPGKKETTGANENVATYSKRGPNVNLPFQGKVEFEDEGLQNCSIVIRGVSRGDESCYKCLFNTFPDGPISGRTCLHVNELYGPSLLITQTNNSHTTLSCSATGQPTPIVTWDNTEILENSTMVNVTHLNGTVTVIITFTLAAFSLPDKDTRVLCVVSLFSGGVTKNVSMVIPARTQASFPGVPEVTDGDRISVKPTGIGAVMGSLCFIAVCCGAAVALWCKQRNTM